The DNA segment GTCCCAAAACTGTTAACCGCCCTAATGTTTAATGACAATATCATTTCTTTTGCTGGATGCTTTGTTCAAATGGGATGCTTGTTAAGTTTTCTTTCAGCAGCCTCGTTTCTCCTGGCACTCATGGCGTATGACAGATATTTAGCCATTTGTAACCCACTGCATTATCCTGCAATGATGAATAACACTATAGTCATGAAGCAAAGCCTCAGCTGCTGGGCAGCTGGATTATTAATTGGCATTTTCCTAGTTTGTTTGGCTCTGCGGCTACCATTTTGCGGGCCAAACATAATAATTCATTGCTACTGTGATCATTCATCAGTGGTCAGATTGGCCTGTGCGGACACGGTGATTAACAATTACACGGGTTTAGTTATATCCTTGTCTATAATGATTTTGCCCTTGCTTTATATCTTCTTTTCCTATATAAAGATCATCATGTCGGTAGTCAAAATTACCACCTCCGAAGGCCGTTCAAAAGCCTTTTCCACATGTGGAACACATCTGCTCGTCATTTGTGTCTTCTTTCTACTGGCTGTCTTCATTATCCTCTCCTACAGAGTCCCCGGTGTCTCGGCAGATGCACGCATCATGGTATCCGTGCTTCAGAGCGTAATCCCTTCTTTAGCCAACCCTATCATTTACTGCTTGAGGTCCAAAGAGATCAGAGAAAGTTTTGGGAAAACTCTCAAGAAGAGTAAAATACTGCCAGGTGGTTTCTAAAGCGTGAAGTGTAATAACCTTTTAGTAAACTTGAATTAGATGTGCACTGTAGGACAATAGACGTGAATAGCAGTTCAAATACAGAAGTAAGGCTGAGCAATACAAACAAAGATATTGAGGCTGAGATATGATATTAATTGCCCTTGAGGTAATAAAGAAATCACTTGTCTGAAGTCATCAGTTGGACTGTGTACATCAAATTGGCCAGAAATAAGTCGTCAAATGACCTGtgtccattatttatttacagtacatgtagcTTATGTCTTATCTCAGTCCACAGTCTTAGCTACCATTCAATCAACATCCATTCATCTTTGTAGAATCCACCATCATGTCAAACAGCAAGCACactccatgaaatgtttttttcttgtttaacatATGTAGCATATCAACATTTGATCTTCATTTCAACAGTAACGTTAGGTAAACACGACGTagctaaaataataacaatgaaaactaaactttgcgataatttattcaacaaaaaattaaCAGATATGCCATTTCCTTCTATGGAAAAAGTACAGTAAGTCCTCCCTTAAATAGCTGGTATTCAAAATGGCAAAGATTTAAATGGCTCCCCACCACATCGCCTGCTTTAAGTGAAATCTTCACTGGCAAACCCGTACATAGAAATCTGATAACATGAGAGAGGAGTCAGGACTGGGGTGGGCGAAATATGGAGGCGTTTGATACAAACCAGTGAATTTTCAAATTGAGAAAGTCAACAGGGATGTTTGATTACTTATAGCTATTTAGctatttcagaaaacatgtaaCAGCTGGGCTGTACTAGCAGGCTTTATCTAtctaccagtaatggcacactgcacgataaagcgcagtaaatacacttgacttaagcattcctagttttcatactgtttctctgtatgtttagcatttgtttgctcagtgaTTGATGCGATtgctgagcagatcttcttttctccaccctagcagcccacttcttttcttttttcatcggCATcctttcacgttaaaactgattaagtcagtgtttatgttgcaattacttagtacattttacctaatttttcacttaagctggcacttaaaataaaaagagaaataaccttggaggtcaatcatcaccccaaaagcagatagtagacgtcacgtagtatatgtgtaccaaatttcaggtcaataggtcaaacggtttgcgagctacaagtgactTAAAAAaagtgactctatctatctatctattatatagtgcctttcacatctatctatctatctatctatctatctatctatctatctatccatctatctatctatctatctatctatctatctatcttgcatgTAATGTTTCTctaaacaaaaatgaagtttAGATCATATTATTAAATTACCACTGAATCTTTAACTGTAATCTGTATTTAAACCACCAGCCTAACAGGTAGTTTACGATGATGGTGACAATCTAAATATAATCTGACCAAGATAGCTCCATAGCTCCATAGCTTTGTGCATTGCACAAAGGTTACTGAAATAACCTGAAAATCTTAATATATTCACAAAATTCAAAGAAATTGAACTaaaatgattatctttaaacacTAATCCATGATTCCTATTTACTCATGTATGCAAACAATGCAATATAACATTCCAATCAATAAACAACTTCTGAGTTTTTCTAAGACTGAGATATGACATGAAATGTCATTGAGGTAATAAAGAAATCACTTGTCTGGACTGTGTTCATCAAATTAGCCAGAAGTCAGTCAGACTATGGAGATTCTTTTTTAGTCTACCAAGTGCAAATAGAGAGTGTTAAACAACTGAGAATGATATTTGccaagttttaacacaagttttaatgttaaCCCATGTGAGAGGTGCttataatttgaattaaattctcctttagcaatgcattcagTCTAGAGTTGCTGTGCTGTTgccattttgattgtttaatttttttttttgctgcatctATATGTCCAATGCTCTACCAGTTGgaggattattattatgattattattaatattatattgttattgttCGATTATTATCTGTGTTGTAGGCTATGATTTTTGCCTAAACACAATCCCATTTatgacaagtagacacccatgaaAACAAAGCTAAAACTACAAACGTGCTCCTGAACAAAATAATGAAACGAGAATGTTTTCTGTAAAGAGAGCCTCTAAGAAACAGAGTGTGGTGCATCCTGAGATTTGGAAGACCACCTGTAATAGGCTTGTGTATGTCGTCAGATATTAAGACCAAAAATTATtagtatgtaataataatatagaaCAATTTAAGAAGGTTAAAGGGAATCGGGCAGTTATATTCAGTCGCAGTGTTTGAATCTTAAAAGACTTCTCTCAGtatcttgtgttctgctctcaACCTGAACTTGTTGGTGCGGCCTGGCGTGGACAAGTTGGTAGCTGTTTGAAATCTTCTGAACTTGTAGATTTTCTTCCAGACAGTGGATGCTTTATGTCCAGTGGTTTGCAGATCTTGTAAACTCCCTTCTCAAACCCATAGGCACCTAGAACCATCTTTATGATGGCCTCAGAGATCTTTTTCGATCTCATCATGGTGATAACACGCACTTCATCAACAAGGAGCAAACCAAGCTAAATGTCTGAGGCTTATATCAGATATGTGCTGACAAGACCCTCTCTAATGATCTTCTAATCATTTGTACTAGATTCTGATTTGAGGTATCTGAGGTAGTGTTAAATTTATGGGTAtacttatttttttcacatgtaaaattttcctttacgtttatttaaattatacagtgaACTATAAAATTTAAACATAGCATGGTGTTTTTTGTAATATATCATCTTCACCTAAAGATACAGTTTAAATGAAGATCCATTCTTGATATGTCCACAAAAAAATAACTCTTTGGGTCTActaactttttcacatgactgaaggtgaataggattggtgaacatgttgggccgaatggcctgctATCGTCACAGTTGTTCTAATATTCTCTTAATCCTCTTTTCAACATGCAATAGTACAAGATTCCATTAGAAAATCTCCATTAAAATCAACTTTTTTGTCCCATATGAGTTCATCTCTTCCCCAccatatttcttattttatagcCTTTCATTTTTTCCACTATTTTCTCAAAACCTTTTGGTCTTACTATATCATAATTTACCAATTCCTGTGTTACGTGCTGATTTATAAAATTAGCAGTCCTTAACTGTCCACATGCTCTTTCCCATATGTGTTGTTCCACCCAAACTCCCATCATGCATGTACAGGATATTCATATGCCTTACAGGAAGGGTCTGCAAGTTCAGCTCTGGAGATTCATCATGACTGCAAGTCTTTGTTTCAACCCAATTTCATAACTAGAGGCCAAACATGCCTGATAATAGAACTTGCTATTCAATTCCAtggctttcattctgccatgcCAGCTCCTTCTTAGTTTGTCGATTTTGCCTTTCCAAGAATATCATCCCAGTGACTTCTGGCTCAGAGGAGGGGAGTCAATGAGTAAAAGTTCTCTTCACTTCTTCTCTTCCATATCTGgaatgcaaaagtattcaatttcCTTTAAAGTCACCGTAATTTTCTGCATATTtgtccattcagtattttaatgtgaaccCTTCTGCTGTAACTATACATTcccaaagtccaaataaaccattttctataGATATTTAAGTGAAGAATAAAAACTCCAATGTAagtgtttgcatacagtaagttttTAAacttctgtgctttggaagctccaaatttatacaaatgaaaaattaatcacaaaggacacaaaggtgacagtcatttgaaagtcacaattaaatatatttaggtTCTACTTATGAGTTTATCTCTCTGGGTATAAAAGCATTGTTTGTAAAGACCAaacaagcaccttgagcatgggaaaggagctatataaataaaatgtatttttattattattattaataatcactGCAAGGACAAAGACAAAGGAgcatctgctgatgtgagaaataAAGTAATTGAAATGTACAAGGAAGAAAATGGGTACAAAAAAATATCGATGAGTCTTATTGTCCCGTTAAGCACTGTTATagccatcatcagaaagtggaaggttcatcacagcaccccgGCTCTCACTAGAACAGGCCGTCCCTCAAAATTAAACATCTGAGCGAGACGTTGACTGGTGAGAGCAGTAACTAAAATTCCACCTGTCAGTCTCAGAGGTCTGCAATGCTCTTTGGCTGacactggagtgaaggtgcagggggTCCACAAgttcaagagctctccattaaACAGGCGCCTCTATGGGAGgggagcaagaaagaagccattcattAAGACGGTCCATATAAAAGCATTtatggcatttgctacaaagtttgagaaagacccagttaagatgtgggagaaggttttatggtcagatgagaccaaaagagaattttctggccagacttcaaagaggtatgtgtgaCATAAAACTAACAGTGTCCATGACTCAAGAAAAACCAAACCTACAGTGAtatatggtggtggcaacatcatgctatggggatgcttttcatgtaTTGGGACTGGGAATCTTGGCAGAGTTGAAGGGAcgatggatggacacaaatacaaCACAACATCGCAGGAGAACTTGTGCCAGTCTGCTTTGAacagattcatctttcaacatgacaatgacccaaagtgaCACAGGAATGGCTGAGAAACAGAAAGGTAAATGtgttggagtggccaagtcaaagcccaggTCTtcaccctgttgagaatctgtggcactgtttgaaaactgccgTGCAGAGGCGCCATCCCACCAACctagagggtctctagaaattctgccaagaagaatggggaagaatcacaatgtgcaaaactgggaCCTACATACACACCCAAATGAATGaaggctgttattgcagcaaaaggcTTCTCAACAAAGTATGAAGGTGTGGGGCTTGAATACTTGGGCAAAGaccaactttggagtttttcttcttcaattaaatatctacagagaatttgactttggaaatgtattgttacagtaaAGAGTTCACATTTAAAGTACTGAATGGAGAAATATGGGGACAATTTTTTATCATGCTAAAAATTATGATGACGTTCAAGAggtttgaatacttttgcacaccactgtattttcttCAAACATATACTCCATGATGAACTCCTACACCTCAAGCATAAATGATACCAAGTGAGGCAGTGATGTGCCAACTCCTTTGCCACTCACATCTCATTCTTTATTggcagctggttaagaaaacaaaaatcaataagaaAACAGAATGCAGCTATGTAAGGTCCCGTCcacactatgttttcatttacaaaagCAGGCATCAGTCTCCGTCTTTGCCCTTTGTCTACACCACCCCGGAATTCTCAGATCCCGAAAATGGAGAAGGTTGAAGATACCCTCCAGAGTGGTATACTGAATATACGTCTGAAAATGCTGCCTCTGTGTTGTAATGTGGACAGATGAATACGCTGATTTTTGAAAATCAcattctgattggtttgtgcttattacgtGGCCTTTCCCTGATTGGACcatgctcattacaatgtcttatttcctgattggtcaccctttgCAGACCCTTCATGGGCATAGAAGAGTTGCTCGTTCTCTTGCTTAACTGTATCTATCTAAATTGCATCCTGCACAGTTTGAGTGCTGCATAtgtgcacaaaaggcaaataatttcccagtgtggcagatgaccagggaccttgccccaccgggatgcctggaacatggaaggaccggaagaggggcAATATATTCCCCTGGACGCAAGAGGTCTGCCCCCCTGGATTCcatgtgggggtccgtggccgccaccaggggacgcctggatggttcctgagccaaagacaacagcacttctgccacaccaggaagtgctgccagaacaggaacAATGTATGCCCGGAtagtgcttccgggtacaagggcagcacttctgccacactaggaagtgctgccggaaaaccatcatggagcacctggagcacatctggggcgggataaaaggggccgcctcactccattcagggagccggagttgggaggaagaggatggagcttgcgagagaggagtggaggcggcagaaggaaTGTAAAGGACTGAGTAATTGTGAGAGTATTGtggtggttggtgttgtgtgtgaagaaaagaagaataaaagtgtGGTTTTTGGgcatctggctgtctcagtgtccgTCTGAGTCCAGGCTTCTTTTACACAAGTCACTATAGTTCTGCAATAAATCCAGTGGCTAGTGGTGCTATCCCTTCAAGGACTTTTTCGCCAAAGCAGACATGCCCGTTGTAAGTGAATGTCTATGTCACAtgcattttcgtttttttttgtgtgaattgtgatacagggggtccttgggttacgacacagttccgttcctacaactgTGATggaacccgaattttggtgtaagtcgaaacacaccctagcctaagtcacttacctatcctaacacatttgcaaaatcatagtctagaacataaaaacacaactaagccatagaaaaaggaaaaggacataaatatactgtactgtacactgtactgtagtaacagaaaaaatgagtgtaaaaaaaatccttacctttattccttctcacgtttcaattttttaaaagtttttatgggagtgaacgttgtaaactcgaaacgctgtatgtcgagacgttgaaacccgaggaccccctgtaccttcataaatgatgtgaaaacgctAGTTTGGACAAAtatcattttagtttaaaaatgctttttttaaatgaacatgtagtagtgtggacataattaaatgaatgaaattaaagGAAGGCGAGGTAactaaaataaagtataaaaatgttttacttgagCAATAATTGTCTTCAGCAGTTTTAAATTCTAAATTAAGCAATGGCCTCCAGGTCCACACTTGTGAATCTCTGCCTTACAGTCTTCACCTggatatttgaatattttagtcAGTTTTCTATATAGAATGTCAAATGCTTTATTAGCACATCTTGTGTACTCAggcaatgtatatttttattagctACAATACCTGTCAGAGACAGGTAATAGtataatttacaaatatttgctatctcttgccctgcgTGTACTTTCAGTGTCTTCCCTGTTCacacatgttgtcacacacgcgtgattAGGGGGCAGCCAGAAGGACCGACAGAGCACATAAACTCACCGGACTGGAATCTAAGACGGAGTACTAATTCTTCTCTCCTAAGAACATACAAATCCCAGTACGTGAATTCTACGGCAAAACCCGATCCCATCCTAGGAAGAACTTCCGCATTCCTAACTGTCCCTCCTTGATGACTTCACCTCTGGTCGCCGCTTTATGACATTACCTCCGTTATTCTCTGTTCACGTCATCTTCTCCCTGCACCAATTTCCGGTTCATTTGTCATAAATTCAGCAGTTGTCGAATGTATTTTGCTACTTTGACAGTGCTGTACAAAACAGTAATCACCTTTGGATCACCAACGGTATATGGGGAtggttccccaacccttaatctgtctctctGGTCTCTTTTCTTCACAATGTGTATGAACGTTTCTTCACCGGCACTCCCTCTGTCACTTCTGTTCTTGTAATGCCTGCTTTTCAGACTTTGTCATTAATTTCGatgtgcctttctcacctcctgtccggtTTTATACTCCCTGTACTtcgaaggcgactctctcagcatgcgcCTTTACTCCTCCACCTGTATTCCACACTTGCATTTTCTCTTTGGTCACGTAACAAACACaaaaccaatcacaccaaagccaaactgaccgatcacaccaaagcaaaactgaccaacaacacaaaagccaaactgaccaatcagattgctatgAGTGACT comes from the Erpetoichthys calabaricus chromosome 4, fErpCal1.3, whole genome shotgun sequence genome and includes:
- the LOC114651270 gene encoding olfactory receptor 10A3-like gives rise to the protein MSSLNQSNFRVQEFVLFGFPGLQDKESKNILLAIFLAVYSLILLGNILIIVILLLDEGLYIPMYLLILNLAILDIAISSITVPKLLTALMFNDNIISFAGCFVQMGCLLSFLSAASFLLALMAYDRYLAICNPLHYPAMMNNTIVMKQSLSCWAAGLLIGIFLVCLALRLPFCGPNIIIHCYCDHSSVVRLACADTVINNYTGLVISLSIMILPLLYIFFSYIKIIMSVVKITTSEGRSKAFSTCGTHLLVICVFFLLAVFIILSYRVPGVSADARIMVSVLQSVIPSLANPIIYCLRSKEIRESFGKTLKKSKILPGGF